In Shewanella sp. GD04112, the sequence TCGGCGACTGTGACCACAGCCTGCTCGGTTTTCAGGTTCGCCTTGGCTTTGAGCACCCCATCGGTTTTGCGCAGCGCCTGATTAACGACGGTAACGCACAGTGGGCAGGTCATGCCTTTAACATCGAGTGTCACCTGCACGTTTTCCGCCCAAGTGAATGGCGTAAACCCCAACGATGTGATGAGCACAAGTCGTGCAATACGTGATAGTGGCTTCATTCGAACACCTCAAGTAGCCAAGGTAAAACAAAGGGATACAGTTGGAACGCCAGCACAATAGGCACAGTCAGCCAATAGGCTAATAGCATTTGTCCTCGGCTAAATGTACCGGTACAGAGCGGCTTTTTCGCAAAGTACAAGCGCCAAAAACCCAGCAAGATCAACCCTGTTGATAGGAGCAACATGGGCACTTGTAACCAAGCTAAGCTCGATAACCCCGACAGCCCCGCCGCAGACACGCCAAACACTAAATAGATTAAGGGCGCAATGCAGCAAAGGCTAGAGGCAACCGCCGCAACAACTGCGGCGGCCATGGTGGCAAGCAGCGGTTTAGCGCTGCTCGCTTGACTTGTAGTCATAGGCGAAGACTTTTGGCTCATAGTAATTAACAGGATCGCCGTCCACTTCGGCATAGGGATAACCAAAATTGTTCAGTGGAGTCTGCTCCGCCA encodes:
- a CDS encoding heavy-metal-associated domain-containing protein — protein: MKPLSRIARLVLITSLGFTPFTWAENVQVTLDVKGMTCPLCVTVVNQALRKTDGVLKAKANLKTEQAVVTVADDFNLDRLITAVDATGYKGSINKVEKQS